The following proteins are co-located in the Spea bombifrons isolate aSpeBom1 chromosome 3, aSpeBom1.2.pri, whole genome shotgun sequence genome:
- the DYNC2LI1 gene encoding cytoplasmic dynein 2 light intermediate chain 1 translates to MPRPSDSLWDIAIAEVQKKENAGNEEDPEAAVHSERSVFFIGNKNGGKTSIILRCLDRDEVSKPTLALEYTFGRRAKGHSTPKDIAHFWELGGGTSLLDLIRIPITSDSLRTFSLVLVLDLSKPDELWPTMENLLQKTRNHVNRVVADVGKANSKLANQIKQNMWQSMPKDHPDRELIDPFPIPLLIIGSKYDIFQDLESEKRKVICKTLRFVSHFYGASLMFTSKSESLKTVTRSYINHLAFGLDRSKSVVVDHNKPLLVPAGSDSLSQIGSPPASSSDLRQFSGSTPMELWKNVYMRYFPPQNARDRKDLKDPAKDPQYAESEVDAMRAQKDQELEQYKRNADKSWKSMVLESHTR, encoded by the exons ATGCCTCGACCCAG TGACAGCCTGTGGGACATAGCTATAGCTGaagtacaaaaaaaggaaaatgctgGAAACGAAGAGGACCCTGAAGCAGCTGTTCATTCTGAGCGATCAGTCTTCTTCATAGGCAACAAAAATGGG GGAAAGACATCTATTATTCTTCGATGTCTTGACAG GGATGAAGTGTCCAAGCCAACCTTAGCCCTAGAGTATACATTTGGAAGAAGAGCAAAGGGACACAGCACT CCAAAAGACATTGCTCATTTTTGGGAACTAGGTGGAGGGACATCGCTGCTGGATTTAATCCGCATCCCGATCACAAGTGACAGTTTAAG GACATTTTCTCTGGTTCTTGTTCTTGACCTTTCTAAACCGGATGAGTTGTGGCCGACAATGGAGAACCTTCTTCAGAAAACCAGGAATCACGTGAACAGAGTCGTGGCAGACGTTGGAAAGGCAAATTCCAAACTAGCTaatcaaataaaacagaatatgtGGCAGAGTATGCCCAAGGACCATCCA GACAGAGAATTAATCGATCCATTCCCTATACCTTTATTAATTATTGGGAGCAAATATGACATTTTTCAG GACCTCGAATCGGAGAAAAGAAAAGTTATATGCAAGACTCTTCGATTTGTATCACATTTCTATGGAGCCTCATTgatg tTCACAAGCAAATCTGAATCACTTAAAACAGTAACCCGTTCGTATAttaatcatttggcatttggactGGACAGAAG TAAATCTGTTGTGGTGGATCATAATAAACCACTTCTCGTTCCAGCCGGGTCAGACTCATTAAGCCAAATTG GGTCTCCTCCAGCCTCCAGTAGTGACTTACGACAGTTCAGCGGGAGCACACCCATGGAGTTATGGAAGAATGTCTACATGAGATATTTTCCTCCACAG AATGCAAGGGACAGAAAAGATTTGAAAGACCCTGCTAAAGATCCACAGTACGCCGAAAGTGAAGTTGATGCCATGAGGGCTCAAAAGGATCAG